From the genome of Chania multitudinisentens RB-25, one region includes:
- a CDS encoding MFS transporter → MEKPNSHRWLTLAIISISGGVSFDLAYLRYIYQIPMAKFMGFSNTEIGLIMSTFGITAIILYAPSGIIADKFSHKKMMTFAMIATGLLGLLMAVYPPFWVMILIQVAFAITTILMLWSVSIKAASLLGNHEEQGKIMGWMEGLRGVGVMALAVFTMWIFSLFAPENPNSLKSVILIYSGVYILLGVLCWFFVSDGFTTTTDAAEKPRAFSLNDIISVLKISTTWYCSMIIFGVYTIYAILSYSTNYLTEMYGMTLVAASYMGIVINKIFRAMCGPLGGLITTYTRLKSPTRVIQLLALVSIATLALLLITNQNPTSVAVGIGLILLLAFACYASRGLYFACIGEARTPKYIMGTTVGICSVIGFLPDVFVYPVVGHWQDTLPAADAYRNMWLMGLGATCLVVVFTFLLFSNIKRASAKNTTGQPVTE, encoded by the coding sequence ATGGAAAAACCTAATTCCCACCGTTGGTTAACGCTAGCCATAATAAGCATCAGCGGCGGAGTAAGTTTCGATTTGGCTTATCTTCGCTATATTTATCAAATTCCCATGGCAAAGTTTATGGGTTTCTCCAATACCGAAATTGGGCTGATTATGAGTACCTTCGGGATTACCGCGATTATTTTATATGCGCCTAGCGGAATTATCGCCGATAAATTTTCCCATAAAAAGATGATGACCTTTGCGATGATCGCCACCGGCCTGCTGGGGTTGCTGATGGCGGTTTACCCTCCATTCTGGGTGATGATCCTGATTCAGGTCGCCTTTGCCATCACCACGATTCTGATGCTCTGGTCAGTGTCGATCAAGGCCGCTTCCCTGCTGGGCAACCATGAGGAACAAGGCAAAATCATGGGTTGGATGGAAGGATTGCGCGGCGTTGGCGTGATGGCACTGGCGGTGTTCACCATGTGGATTTTCTCGCTGTTCGCGCCAGAAAACCCCAATAGCCTGAAAAGCGTGATCCTGATTTACAGCGGCGTCTATATTCTGCTGGGTGTTCTGTGTTGGTTTTTTGTCAGTGATGGCTTCACGACCACAACCGACGCCGCAGAAAAACCACGGGCATTCAGCCTGAACGACATTATCTCGGTGCTCAAAATCAGCACCACCTGGTATTGCAGCATGATTATTTTCGGCGTGTATACCATTTACGCCATCCTCAGTTACTCCACCAATTACCTGACCGAAATGTATGGCATGACGTTGGTCGCCGCCAGTTACATGGGGATTGTGATCAACAAAATCTTCCGCGCCATGTGTGGCCCGCTGGGGGGATTGATCACCACTTATACCCGCCTGAAATCTCCAACTCGGGTAATTCAATTATTGGCCCTGGTGAGCATTGCCACCCTGGCCTTGCTGCTGATAACCAACCAGAATCCAACCTCTGTCGCTGTCGGTATTGGCCTGATCCTGCTGCTGGCCTTTGCCTGTTACGCCTCACGCGGGTTGTACTTTGCCTGTATCGGTGAAGCCAGAACGCCAAAATACATCATGGGCACCACCGTCGGTATCTGTTCAGTGATCGGTTTTCTGCCCGATGTGTTTGTCTATCCGGTGGTCGGTCACTGGCAGGATACACTGCCCGCTGCCGATGCCTATCGCAACATGTGGTTAATGGGGCTGGGAGCCACCTGCCTGGTGGTGGTATTCACCTTCCTGCTGTTTAGCAATATCAAACGCGCCAGTGCTAAAAACACCACCGGGCAGCCAGTGACCGAATAA
- a CDS encoding electron transfer flavoprotein subunit alpha/FixB family protein, producing the protein MNIALIMDADAPDFYSHAYSINQFLKKSELTSLRMELWLFSQQAPQHQPQLAGEIAHIRWADVPRLTETRLAVLEQMHQVFMPQMLLFAGNEGGELATRLACRIAGAACCHVEQIRIDGEECWVHKGVYGNHLSAELALGKAPWCLGVARCGARRLEPGSAPLFAERFIPARIPDAEWLLATECIPQAVEPLLNQARYVLAVGEGAGSARQVAHLQQWAASQGAELAASRPVVMNAWCGMERLLGMSGAMIAPEVCIAAGVSGAPAFAIGIRHSRFIVAINSDPQAAIFAQADVGIVGDMHDVLNELANVLQPKRNSTP; encoded by the coding sequence ATGAATATTGCGTTGATCATGGATGCTGATGCGCCCGATTTTTATTCGCATGCCTACTCTATCAACCAATTCCTGAAAAAAAGTGAACTCACTTCGCTACGTATGGAGCTGTGGCTATTCAGCCAGCAGGCACCGCAGCACCAGCCGCAGTTGGCGGGGGAAATCGCACATATCCGCTGGGCTGATGTTCCCCGGCTGACGGAAACCCGGCTGGCCGTGTTGGAGCAGATGCATCAGGTTTTTATGCCGCAGATGCTGTTGTTTGCCGGTAACGAAGGGGGAGAATTGGCAACGCGCCTGGCCTGCCGGATAGCGGGGGCTGCCTGCTGCCATGTTGAGCAGATACGCATTGATGGTGAGGAATGCTGGGTGCATAAGGGGGTTTATGGCAATCATTTGTCTGCCGAATTGGCATTGGGTAAGGCTCCCTGGTGCCTGGGGGTGGCGCGCTGCGGCGCTCGCAGGCTGGAACCTGGTTCAGCTCCACTGTTTGCCGAACGCTTTATACCTGCCAGGATACCTGACGCTGAGTGGTTATTGGCAACAGAATGTATTCCGCAGGCGGTGGAGCCCTTACTGAATCAGGCTCGCTATGTGTTGGCGGTGGGGGAAGGGGCCGGTAGTGCGCGGCAGGTGGCGCATTTGCAGCAATGGGCAGCAAGCCAAGGGGCTGAACTGGCCGCCAGCAGGCCGGTGGTGATGAATGCCTGGTGTGGCATGGAACGCCTGTTGGGGATGTCGGGGGCGATGATTGCGCCTGAGGTTTGTATCGCCGCCGGGGTTTCTGGTGCCCCGGCGTTTGCCATCGGGATTCGTCACAGCCGCTTTATCGTGGCGATCAACAGCGACCCGCAGGCGGCGATTTTCGCCCAGGCCGATGTTGGCATTGTGGGCGATATGCATGATGTACTGAATGAACTAGCTAACGTTCTTCAACCAAAACGGAACTCAACGCCATAA
- the panS gene encoding ketopantoate/pantoate/pantothenate transporter PanS, whose amino-acid sequence MLAKITRLFPLWALLLSVVAYYTPTTFTGLSAYVSPLLMLIMFAMGVTLRLDDFKRVLSRPGPVAAGIFLHYLIMPLAAWLLAMLFRMPPDLSAGMVLVGSVASGTASNVMIYLAKGDVALSVTISAVSTLVGVFATPLLTRLYVDAEISVDIMGMLLSILQIVVIPIGLGLIVHHTFTKTVKRIEPFLPALSMVCIVTIISAVVAGSQSHIASVGLVVIIAVILHNSIGLVGGYWGGKLLGFDESTCRTLAIEVGMQNSGLAATLGKIYFSPLAALPGALFSVWHNLSGSLLAGYWSGRPINKE is encoded by the coding sequence ATGCTGGCAAAAATAACCCGTTTATTCCCACTGTGGGCCCTGCTGCTCTCCGTAGTGGCTTACTACACGCCCACAACCTTCACCGGCCTCAGCGCTTACGTCAGCCCGTTGCTGATGCTGATTATGTTTGCCATGGGCGTAACGCTGCGCTTGGATGATTTTAAGCGCGTACTGTCACGCCCTGGCCCGGTAGCGGCGGGGATTTTCCTGCATTACCTGATTATGCCGCTGGCAGCGTGGCTGCTGGCGATGCTGTTTCGCATGCCGCCGGATCTCTCTGCCGGTATGGTGCTGGTGGGCAGCGTCGCCAGCGGTACGGCGTCTAACGTGATGATTTATCTTGCTAAAGGCGATGTGGCGTTATCCGTGACCATTTCTGCTGTCTCCACCTTGGTCGGCGTGTTTGCCACCCCGCTGCTGACGCGCCTGTATGTCGACGCCGAAATCAGCGTCGATATCATGGGGATGTTATTGAGTATCCTGCAAATCGTGGTGATCCCCATCGGCCTTGGGCTGATCGTTCACCATACGTTCACCAAAACGGTAAAGCGTATTGAGCCGTTCCTGCCAGCGCTGTCGATGGTTTGTATCGTCACCATCATCAGCGCCGTGGTAGCAGGCAGCCAGAGCCATATCGCTTCTGTCGGGCTGGTGGTGATTATTGCGGTGATCCTGCATAACAGCATCGGGTTAGTGGGTGGTTACTGGGGCGGCAAGCTCTTAGGGTTTGACGAATCCACCTGCCGCACATTGGCAATTGAAGTGGGTATGCAGAACTCTGGACTGGCGGCCACGTTGGGCAAGATTTATTTCTCGCCGCTGGCAGCATTGCCTGGCGCCCTGTTCTCGGTGTGGCATAACCTTTCCGGTTCTTTGCTAGCCGGTTACTGGTCTGGTCGGCCGATCAACAAAGAATAA
- the lysC gene encoding lysine-sensitive aspartokinase 3, translated as MNQAASPNTIVVAKFGGTSVADFDAMNRSADVVLSNPNVRLVVLSASAGITNLLVALADGCDSEKRASQLDEIRHIQYAILERLGNPTVVRDEIDRMLENITTLSEAAALATSSALTDELVSHGELMSTLLFVELLHSRNVRAEWFDVRKVMRTNDHFGRAIPDNAALTELAQTLLQPRLQEALVITQGFIGSEPKGRTTTLGRGGSDYTAALLGEALNVSRVDIWTDVPGIYTTDPRVVPAAKRIDKIAFEEAAEMATFGAKVLHPATLLPAVRSDIPVFVGSSKEPAAGGTLVCNTTENPPLFRALALRRRQTLLTLHSLNMLHARGFLAEVFSILARHNISVDLITTSEVSIALTMDTTGSTSTGGSLLTTSLLTELSSLCRVEVEENLALVALIGNKLSQACGVGKEVFGVLDPFNIRMICYGASSYNLCFLVPGADAEQVVQTLHRNLFE; from the coding sequence ATGAATCAAGCAGCATCCCCAAATACTATCGTAGTGGCAAAATTCGGCGGCACCAGCGTGGCCGATTTCGATGCCATGAACCGCAGTGCCGATGTGGTATTGTCCAACCCTAACGTCCGTCTGGTGGTGCTTTCCGCCTCTGCCGGTATCACCAACCTGCTGGTTGCCTTGGCTGATGGTTGTGACAGCGAAAAGCGCGCCTCTCAACTTGACGAAATCCGTCACATTCAGTACGCCATCCTTGAGCGCCTTGGTAATCCTACGGTGGTCCGTGATGAAATTGATCGCATGCTGGAGAATATCACCACGCTCTCAGAAGCCGCTGCGCTGGCTACCTCCAGCGCACTGACCGATGAGTTGGTCAGCCATGGTGAACTGATGTCTACCCTGCTTTTTGTAGAGCTTTTGCACAGCCGTAACGTGCGTGCGGAATGGTTTGATGTCCGTAAAGTGATGCGTACTAACGATCATTTTGGCCGGGCGATACCAGACAACGCCGCCTTGACCGAACTGGCCCAAACGCTGTTACAACCCCGTTTGCAGGAAGCATTGGTCATTACCCAGGGTTTTATCGGCAGCGAACCCAAAGGCCGTACCACCACGCTGGGCCGCGGTGGCAGCGACTACACCGCCGCCCTGCTGGGAGAGGCGCTGAACGTCAGCCGTGTGGATATCTGGACCGACGTACCGGGCATCTACACCACCGATCCCCGCGTGGTGCCTGCGGCGAAACGCATTGATAAAATCGCCTTCGAAGAAGCGGCAGAAATGGCCACCTTTGGTGCAAAAGTGCTGCATCCGGCCACGCTGTTACCTGCCGTGCGCAGCGATATCCCGGTCTTTGTCGGCTCAAGCAAAGAGCCCGCAGCGGGCGGTACGCTGGTATGTAACACCACAGAGAACCCTCCGTTATTCCGTGCGCTGGCGCTACGCCGCAGGCAAACTTTGCTGACGCTGCACAGCCTGAACATGCTACATGCACGCGGTTTTCTGGCCGAAGTGTTCAGCATTCTGGCTCGTCACAATATTTCCGTTGACCTGATCACCACCTCCGAAGTCAGTATCGCCTTGACCATGGATACTACCGGTTCGACCTCTACCGGCGGCAGCCTGCTGACCACCTCCCTGCTCACCGAACTTTCTTCGTTGTGCCGGGTTGAGGTAGAAGAGAATCTGGCGCTGGTCGCGCTGATCGGTAATAAGCTTTCTCAAGCCTGCGGCGTGGGTAAAGAAGTTTTTGGCGTACTGGACCCATTCAATATCCGCATGATCTGCTATGGTGCCAGCAGCTATAATCTGTGCTTCCTGGTACCCGGCGCTGATGCAGAGCAAGTGGTCCAAACGCTGCATCGCAACCTGTTTGAATAA
- a CDS encoding FAD-dependent oxidoreductase — MGQEDFATIIVGGGIAGCTAALLLARAGINTLLLERGQQAGSKNVSGGRLYTYPLSQLIPDFAKTAPLERPITQEKLSLLSGDSAITLDYRHPLPCSYSLLRARFDPWLLAQAEAAGAQCLTGVNVDELIVQQGRVTGVMAAGEALSAKTVILAEGANTLLSERFHLQAKPPVATMAVGVKEVLALPRERLEDRFALDDSGGCAWLFAGQPTQGKVGGGFLYTNRDSLSLGVVCNLSSLADSEIALPQMLQQFKQHPAVRPLLKHSELREYSAHLIPEGGAKSIPPLYGPGYLLISDAARLCINTGHTVRGMDLAMLSAQAAAETLIAGQDLEHYPLRLRQSTLWTLIQQYRRLPEVMLQSPHWFTRYPQLAADVLQEMFTVNGDAPSPLRKLLWRHARRIGLRQLLKDTVNGIRSL; from the coding sequence ATGGGACAGGAAGATTTTGCCACCATTATCGTTGGCGGCGGCATTGCCGGTTGCACTGCTGCTTTGTTGCTGGCACGTGCCGGTATCAACACGTTGCTGCTGGAGCGCGGCCAACAGGCAGGCAGCAAAAATGTCAGCGGTGGGCGTCTATATACTTATCCCCTCAGCCAGTTGATCCCGGATTTTGCTAAAACCGCGCCGTTGGAACGCCCCATTACGCAGGAAAAGCTGTCGCTACTGAGTGGCGACAGTGCGATCACCCTTGATTACCGCCACCCTTTGCCCTGCTCTTACAGCCTGCTGCGGGCGCGTTTTGATCCCTGGCTGCTGGCACAGGCCGAGGCCGCTGGCGCGCAGTGCCTGACCGGCGTCAACGTTGATGAACTGATCGTGCAACAGGGGCGGGTGACCGGCGTTATGGCGGCGGGTGAAGCGCTCTCTGCCAAAACGGTGATCCTGGCAGAAGGGGCTAATACGCTACTGAGTGAACGGTTCCACCTTCAGGCTAAACCGCCCGTCGCTACCATGGCCGTTGGCGTCAAAGAGGTGCTGGCATTGCCCCGCGAGCGCCTGGAAGACCGCTTCGCGCTGGATGATAGCGGCGGCTGCGCCTGGCTGTTCGCTGGTCAGCCCACACAGGGGAAAGTCGGGGGTGGCTTCCTGTATACCAATCGCGACAGCCTGTCGCTTGGCGTCGTCTGCAATCTCTCCAGCCTGGCCGACAGCGAAATCGCTCTGCCGCAGATGTTGCAGCAGTTCAAACAGCACCCGGCCGTGCGGCCATTGCTGAAACACAGTGAATTGCGCGAATACAGCGCACATCTGATCCCTGAAGGCGGAGCCAAGAGTATTCCCCCCCTGTACGGCCCCGGTTATCTGCTGATCAGCGACGCCGCACGGCTGTGTATCAACACCGGTCATACGGTACGTGGGATGGATTTGGCTATGTTGTCGGCACAGGCAGCGGCTGAAACCCTGATTGCCGGGCAGGATCTGGAGCACTATCCGCTGCGGCTGCGGCAAAGTACTCTCTGGACGCTGATCCAGCAATATCGCCGCCTGCCGGAAGTGATGCTACAGTCGCCACACTGGTTCACCCGCTACCCACAATTAGCGGCTGATGTGCTGCAAGAGATGTTTACAGTCAACGGCGATGCCCCCTCACCGTTACGCAAATTACTGTGGCGACATGCGCGCCGCATCGGTTTAAGGCAATTACTCAAAGACACTGTCAATGGAATACGCAGCCTATGA
- a CDS encoding ferredoxin, with the protein MNPPDLSHNHYQVDNTHPHIILADEPDRSMLMRLVIACPAGLYQLQADGSLRFDVHGCLECGVCRLLCGETTLARWSYPEAGYGVEFRFG; encoded by the coding sequence ATGAACCCGCCGGATCTGAGCCACAATCATTACCAAGTGGATAATACCCATCCACATATCATTCTGGCCGATGAACCAGATCGCAGCATGCTGATGCGCCTGGTTATCGCTTGCCCTGCCGGGCTATATCAGTTGCAAGCGGACGGTAGCCTGCGTTTCGATGTCCATGGTTGCCTGGAATGTGGTGTTTGCCGTCTACTGTGTGGGGAAACAACCCTTGCCCGCTGGAGTTACCCAGAGGCGGGTTATGGCGTTGAGTTCCGTTTTGGTTGA
- a CDS encoding FAD-binding oxidoreductase has translation MSLSREDIVIHLKEIVGSERVITDEQVLQKNSVDRFRKYADIHGVFTQPLPAAVVKLANTQQVSDVLAFMNKHGINGVPRTGASATEGGLETVVKNSVVLDGSAMNSIISIDIRNMQATAQCGVPLEVLENQLRAQGYTTGHSPQSKPLAQMGGLVATRSIGQFSTLYGAIEDMVVGLEAVFPNGNITRIKNVPRRAAGPDIRHVIIGNEGALCFITEVTVKIFKYMPENNLFYGYVLDNMQTGFNILREVMVEGYRPSIARLYDAEDGMQHFTHFADGRCVLIFMAEGAKNIAQATGAGIEEIVERYPECQQVDSKLIETWFNNLNWGPDKVAAERVQIMKTNNMGFTTEVSGDWASINTIYQNVIRRIRDEFPHAGDITMLGGHSSHSYINGTNMYFVYDYNVVDCKPEDEIDKYHNPLNKIIVEETIKQGGSMVHHHGIGKHRVHWTKDEHGSAYYILKALKEVYDPNGIMNTGTIYPIEK, from the coding sequence ATGTCTCTGTCTCGTGAAGATATTGTCATTCATCTGAAAGAAATTGTTGGCTCTGAACGTGTCATTACCGATGAGCAAGTGCTGCAAAAAAACAGCGTTGATCGTTTTAGAAAATATGCCGATATTCATGGCGTATTTACCCAGCCGCTACCGGCTGCGGTGGTGAAACTGGCGAATACCCAGCAGGTGTCCGATGTGCTGGCGTTTATGAATAAGCACGGAATCAACGGCGTGCCGCGTACCGGCGCTTCGGCTACCGAGGGTGGCCTGGAAACGGTGGTGAAGAATTCGGTGGTGCTGGACGGTTCCGCGATGAACAGCATCATCAGCATTGATATCCGTAATATGCAAGCCACAGCACAGTGTGGCGTACCGCTGGAAGTGCTGGAAAATCAACTGCGTGCCCAAGGGTATACCACCGGGCACTCTCCGCAGTCCAAACCGCTGGCGCAGATGGGCGGCCTGGTTGCAACGCGCAGTATCGGCCAGTTTTCCACGTTGTATGGAGCGATTGAAGATATGGTGGTCGGGCTGGAAGCCGTATTCCCGAACGGCAACATCACCCGCATCAAAAACGTGCCGCGCCGTGCGGCCGGGCCGGATATCCGCCATGTGATTATCGGTAACGAAGGGGCACTGTGTTTTATCACCGAAGTGACGGTGAAGATTTTCAAATACATGCCAGAAAACAACCTGTTCTACGGTTACGTTCTCGATAATATGCAAACCGGTTTCAACATCCTGCGTGAAGTGATGGTCGAAGGCTATCGCCCCTCCATTGCCCGCCTGTATGACGCAGAAGATGGCATGCAGCACTTTACCCATTTTGCCGACGGGCGCTGCGTGTTGATTTTTATGGCCGAAGGAGCGAAAAACATCGCGCAGGCCACCGGGGCAGGTATCGAGGAAATCGTAGAACGTTATCCAGAATGCCAGCAGGTCGACAGCAAGCTGATTGAAACCTGGTTCAACAACCTGAACTGGGGCCCGGATAAAGTAGCGGCAGAACGGGTACAGATCATGAAGACCAACAATATGGGTTTCACCACCGAAGTCTCTGGAGATTGGGCCAGCATCAATACCATTTACCAGAACGTGATCCGCCGTATCCGTGATGAATTCCCGCATGCGGGGGATATCACCATGTTGGGGGGGCATTCATCCCACAGCTATATCAACGGCACCAATATGTACTTTGTGTATGACTACAACGTGGTGGATTGCAAACCGGAAGATGAGATCGACAAGTATCATAATCCGCTGAACAAAATCATCGTGGAGGAAACCATCAAACAGGGCGGCTCAATGGTGCATCACCACGGTATCGGCAAACACCGGGTGCATTGGACCAAGGATGAACACGGTAGCGCCTACTACATCCTCAAAGCGTTGAAAGAGGTGTATGACCCGAACGGCATTATGAATACGGGCACTATCTATCCAATTGAGAAATAA
- a CDS encoding MFS transporter codes for MAPRSPQQVRMDDVPLNAFHLKIAGLTFGAHLTDGYVLGVIGFALAQLKPQMALTPFWEGMIGSSALIGLFLGSLVLGWLSDRIGRQKIFSFSFVIITLASVMQFFAATPEQLFWLRVLVGVGLGGDYAVGHTMLAEFSPRKHRGILLGSFSVIWTLGYVAAGFAGHFLAELGPDSWRWLLASSAVPALLIMLLRIGTPESPRWLMRKGRIAEAHQVVRRCFGPQVILNDEIPVESARHLRTLFSARYWRRTAFNSLFFVCLVIPYFAIYTFLPSILTTLGQSQNFATDLLLNALLMVGALLGIMLTQWLPRRRFLIGSFWILAASLGALALVPPGQGAIPLFALFTLTISAVSNLVGVFPAESFPTDIRSLGVGFATSMSRLGSAISTGLLPLSMIYLGLQTTMLILTGVLVLGAWVSILWAPETKDLTLVGASSVKPLNAH; via the coding sequence ATGGCACCACGATCACCTCAGCAAGTGCGTATGGATGATGTTCCGCTCAACGCTTTTCATCTGAAAATCGCTGGGCTGACTTTTGGTGCACATCTTACTGACGGCTATGTGTTGGGGGTCATTGGCTTTGCGCTGGCACAACTGAAACCACAGATGGCCCTGACGCCGTTTTGGGAAGGAATGATCGGCAGTTCGGCGCTGATCGGCCTGTTTTTGGGCAGCCTGGTATTGGGCTGGCTTTCCGATCGTATCGGGCGGCAGAAGATCTTCAGCTTTAGCTTTGTGATTATTACGTTGGCCTCAGTGATGCAGTTTTTTGCCGCTACACCGGAACAGTTATTCTGGCTGCGGGTGCTGGTGGGGGTAGGGTTGGGGGGCGATTATGCGGTTGGCCATACCATGCTGGCAGAGTTTTCTCCGCGCAAGCATCGCGGTATTTTGCTGGGTTCATTCAGCGTGATCTGGACGTTGGGCTACGTTGCCGCCGGTTTTGCTGGCCATTTTCTGGCCGAGTTGGGGCCGGATTCCTGGCGCTGGCTGTTGGCTTCCAGTGCGGTTCCGGCGTTGTTGATCATGCTGTTGCGCATTGGTACGCCGGAATCTCCACGTTGGCTGATGCGTAAAGGGCGGATTGCCGAAGCACATCAGGTGGTACGGCGTTGTTTTGGCCCGCAGGTGATCCTCAATGATGAAATTCCGGTGGAAAGTGCGCGCCATCTCCGCACCCTGTTTTCGGCACGTTACTGGCGGCGTACCGCATTTAACAGCCTGTTTTTTGTCTGCCTGGTGATCCCGTATTTCGCTATCTATACCTTTCTGCCCTCAATCCTCACCACCTTGGGGCAAAGCCAGAACTTTGCTACCGATCTGTTGCTCAATGCGTTACTGATGGTCGGGGCATTGCTGGGTATTATGTTGACCCAATGGCTGCCGCGCCGCCGTTTCCTGATTGGTTCGTTCTGGATCCTGGCTGCGAGCTTGGGCGCGTTGGCGCTGGTGCCGCCGGGCCAAGGTGCGATACCGTTGTTTGCCCTGTTTACGCTGACGATTTCTGCGGTGAGTAATTTGGTTGGGGTGTTCCCGGCAGAAAGTTTTCCGACGGATATCCGTTCATTAGGGGTGGGTTTTGCTACCTCAATGAGCCGGCTGGGTTCGGCGATCAGTACCGGCTTGCTGCCACTGTCAATGATTTATTTAGGCTTGCAGACCACCATGTTGATCCTGACCGGTGTATTGGTGCTGGGGGCATGGGTTTCAATATTGTGGGCACCAGAAACCAAGGATTTGACGCTGGTTGGTGCTTCCTCGGTAAAACCGTTAAATGCCCACTGA
- a CDS encoding electron transfer flavoprotein subunit beta/FixA family protein, producing MNLLLAVKVAPDLSMLAQQDWQPDAQWRIDVSFTRRLLNGFDESAAEMALMLRDAMDLNLSVFTVADAAAEPALKQLLALEYQQAMRVEPPADWDLRFNPAMVATLIAAYHQQIAEQTVIILGEQSSEGQNGQTPLLLAERLNWPCITGVCQLEPAAEAGALRVTRQSAYGLEVMTVKPPLVLAVGNSPQASVLRVPTLKQKLAASKRQIQRLTLAELALPAWPPVEVRLCGLTHLAHQRAGVLIEGDSVVQKVQRLYHEYLRERWQP from the coding sequence ATGAATCTGCTGTTGGCCGTCAAGGTGGCGCCGGATCTGAGTATGTTAGCGCAACAGGACTGGCAGCCTGATGCGCAGTGGCGGATTGACGTCAGTTTCACCCGGCGCTTGCTGAATGGTTTTGACGAAAGTGCGGCAGAAATGGCGCTGATGCTGCGTGATGCGATGGATCTCAACCTGAGCGTATTCACCGTGGCGGATGCGGCAGCCGAACCGGCCCTGAAACAATTGCTGGCCCTGGAGTACCAGCAGGCGATGCGTGTTGAACCACCGGCAGATTGGGATTTGCGGTTTAACCCAGCCATGGTCGCGACCTTAATCGCTGCCTATCACCAGCAGATTGCCGAACAGACGGTGATTATATTGGGGGAACAAAGCAGTGAGGGGCAGAACGGTCAAACGCCGTTGCTGTTGGCGGAACGCTTGAACTGGCCCTGTATCACCGGGGTTTGCCAACTGGAACCGGCGGCGGAGGCAGGGGCTTTGCGGGTGACCCGGCAATCTGCTTACGGTCTGGAAGTGATGACGGTGAAACCGCCGCTGGTGCTGGCGGTGGGGAATTCGCCACAGGCGAGTGTGCTCCGTGTTCCTACGTTGAAACAGAAGTTGGCAGCGAGTAAACGGCAAATCCAGCGCCTGACGCTGGCCGAGCTGGCTTTGCCTGCATGGCCGCCTGTTGAGGTTCGGCTGTGTGGTTTAACGCACTTGGCGCACCAGCGCGCCGGGGTGCTGATTGAGGGGGATTCTGTGGTGCAGAAAGTGCAACGGTTGTATCACGAGTATCTCCGTGAACGGTGGCAGCCATGA
- a CDS encoding SDR family oxidoreductase, translating to MSLNALNEFSLDFFSLKGKTAIVTGGNSGLGQAFAVALAKAGANLFIPSFIMDQGQTRELIEQQGVKVEFMQVDITEKGAPARVIAQCLETFGTVDILVNNAGICKLNKVLDFGRADWDPMIDINLTAAFELSYEAAKIMIPRKQGKIINICSLFSYLGGQWSPAYSATKHALAGFTKAYCDELGQYNIQVNGIAPGYYATDITVETRKNPETNKRVLDHIPANRWGETQDLMGAMVFLASRASNYVNGHLLVVDGGYLVR from the coding sequence ATGTCATTAAACGCGTTAAATGAGTTCTCATTGGATTTCTTTTCTCTGAAAGGTAAAACGGCCATTGTTACCGGAGGGAACAGCGGGCTGGGGCAGGCATTTGCCGTAGCGCTGGCCAAAGCGGGCGCCAATCTGTTTATTCCCAGCTTTATCATGGATCAGGGCCAAACCCGTGAACTCATTGAGCAACAAGGGGTTAAGGTTGAGTTTATGCAGGTGGACATCACCGAGAAAGGCGCTCCGGCCAGAGTGATTGCACAATGCCTGGAAACCTTTGGTACGGTGGATATTCTGGTGAATAACGCCGGTATTTGTAAGCTGAACAAGGTATTGGATTTTGGCCGTGCAGATTGGGACCCGATGATTGACATCAACCTGACGGCGGCGTTTGAACTGAGCTATGAAGCGGCAAAAATTATGATCCCGAGAAAACAAGGGAAAATAATCAATATTTGCTCTTTATTTTCTTATCTCGGTGGGCAATGGTCACCGGCTTATTCGGCAACTAAACATGCGCTTGCCGGTTTTACCAAAGCTTATTGTGATGAATTAGGGCAATATAATATTCAAGTTAATGGTATTGCACCGGGTTATTATGCAACGGATATCACAGTAGAAACCCGTAAAAACCCGGAAACTAACAAACGCGTCCTCGATCATATTCCAGCAAACCGTTGGGGTGAAACACAGGATTTGATGGGAGCCATGGTGTTTTTAGCCAGCCGGGCATCAAATTATGTTAATGGGCATTTGCTGGTAGTCGATGGCGGTTATTTGGTGCGTTAG